Proteins from a genomic interval of Clostridium cochlearium:
- a CDS encoding MgtC/SapB family protein produces the protein MSTEVIAIRLLTAIAIGGAVGYERKYNNRPAGFRTHILVCVGATVISMIQANLMNNILELSTKNPNSVAGIKTDLGRLGAQVISGIGFLGAGTIIREKGSVKGLTTAASLWVVACIGLAVGWGFYSLSIMAAVCVVITLVSLKKFENRFLEKSNLYRMRIDYDDQSALIGDELQKYFLENNIKVKNIEYLIEDEEDYNEEHYKKNNHVSSVYTILVPRTIRIVDVLTELGNIDKLDKVFLI, from the coding sequence TTGAGCACAGAAGTAATAGCCATAAGATTATTGACTGCCATAGCAATTGGGGGAGCTGTTGGGTATGAGAGAAAATATAATAATAGACCAGCAGGATTTAGAACACATATATTGGTATGTGTAGGAGCAACTGTTATATCTATGATACAGGCAAATTTAATGAATAATATATTAGAATTAAGTACAAAAAATCCAAATTCAGTAGCAGGTATTAAAACAGATTTAGGTAGATTAGGTGCTCAAGTAATTAGCGGGATAGGTTTTTTAGGAGCAGGTACTATAATAAGAGAAAAAGGATCAGTAAAAGGACTAACTACTGCTGCAAGTTTATGGGTAGTAGCCTGTATTGGACTTGCAGTAGGATGGGGATTTTATAGCTTAAGTATAATGGCAGCAGTATGTGTTGTTATAACATTGGTTAGTCTTAAAAAATTTGAAAATAGATTTTTAGAAAAGAGTAATTTATATAGAATGAGAATAGATTATGATGATCAAAGTGCATTAATAGGAGATGAACTACAAAAATATTTTTTAGAAAATAATATTAAAGTAAAAAATATAGAGTATTTAATAGAGGATGAAGAAGACTATAATGAAGAACATTATAAAAAAAATAATCATGTATCAAGTGTTTATACAATATTAGTACCTAGAACTATAAGAATAGTAGATGTGTTGACTGAGTTGGGAAATATAGATAAATTAGATAAGGTATTTTTGATATAG
- a CDS encoding 2-hydroxyacid dehydrogenase, whose protein sequence is MKIVVLEPLGVSEDKIKNIASKLTDKGHELILHNEKSEDVEVLKKRVEKADILILANMPLKKEVIEAAKNLKMISVAFTGVDHIDMETCKKNNIMVCNAAGYSTSSVAELTFGLILSLLRNIVPLNDEVREGNTKQGYAQYDLAGKTLGVIGAGNIGTEVIRIGKAFRCNVLVYNRSEKQHIKELGAKQTTLDEVLKNSDIVTLHIPSNSETKGLINSEKLAMMKKNALLINTARGPIVDNKVLAEALNKGQLGGAGIDVFDMEPPIPQEYELLKTKNSVLTPHIGFATKEAMERRAEIVFRNIEKWIEGNPENVVE, encoded by the coding sequence ATGAAAATAGTTGTATTAGAACCTTTGGGTGTAAGTGAAGATAAGATAAAAAATATAGCATCAAAATTAACAGATAAAGGTCATGAATTAATACTACACAATGAAAAAAGTGAAGATGTAGAAGTACTAAAGAAAAGAGTTGAAAAAGCGGATATATTAATTTTAGCTAATATGCCATTAAAAAAGGAAGTAATAGAGGCAGCTAAAAACTTAAAAATGATTTCAGTTGCTTTTACAGGGGTAGACCATATAGATATGGAAACTTGTAAGAAAAACAACATTATGGTTTGTAATGCAGCAGGATATAGTACATCATCTGTTGCAGAACTAACATTTGGTTTAATTTTATCATTACTAAGAAATATAGTTCCGCTAAATGATGAAGTTAGAGAGGGAAATACAAAACAAGGATATGCTCAATATGATTTAGCCGGAAAAACTTTAGGGGTTATAGGAGCAGGAAATATAGGTACAGAAGTTATTAGAATAGGAAAAGCCTTTAGATGCAATGTTTTAGTATATAATAGAAGTGAAAAACAACATATTAAAGAATTAGGAGCAAAGCAAACTACATTGGATGAAGTTTTAAAAAATAGTGATATAGTTACTCTTCACATACCTTCAAATAGTGAAACAAAAGGACTTATAAATAGTGAGAAATTAGCAATGATGAAGAAAAATGCACTGTTAATAAATACTGCAAGAGGTCCTATTGTAGATAATAAAGTATTAGCTGAGGCCTTAAATAAAGGACAATTAGGTGGAGCAGGAATAGATGTATTTGATATGGAACCACCGATACCACAGGAATATGAATTATTAAAAACTAAAAATTCAGTTTTAACTCCTCATATAGGATTTGCTACAAAAGAGGCAATGGAGAGAAGAGCGGAAATAGTATTTAGAAATATAGAAAAATGGATAGAAGGAAATCCAGAAAATGTGGTAGAATAA
- a CDS encoding coproporphyrinogen-III oxidase family protein has translation MITDIFRRVILGKKDKFIFKGYSQDMVDFREIDEDTGIYIHIPFCKSICPYCPYNKVLYEKEKARDYKNSLMKEIKMYKKYLKNKNITSIYIGGGTPTLLVDELNEVINYIKDEFEFNGDIGIEVYPTEVSEELLTKLKSLGVNLLSLGVQTFDDDKLKFLGRRYTVKDIENALEKIDKFNFKCVDIDIMTNLPGQTIEDIEQDLRKVYSYNINQLSIYPLIVFPMTPMDKIIRENKLKRFSELEERKILNLIDKVSKECGYERSSIWTYGKSEDNRYTSVTRESFIGIGAGASSLFSNYFYLNTFNVEEYIKALNEDKLPINIVNTMTNREKMIFWIFWRCYDGIIDKNRFYTLFNKDMKKEFRLLFNLLKIFGMSKEEEDKIYLTELGRFAYHYVEKQYSIYYLNNLWENSMKKAWIDEISL, from the coding sequence ATGATTACAGATATATTTAGAAGAGTAATACTTGGCAAAAAAGATAAATTTATATTTAAGGGATATAGTCAAGATATGGTAGATTTTAGAGAAATAGATGAAGATACAGGTATATATATACATATACCATTTTGTAAAAGTATATGTCCATATTGTCCTTATAACAAAGTGCTTTATGAAAAAGAAAAAGCTAGAGATTATAAAAATTCCTTAATGAAAGAAATTAAAATGTATAAAAAATATCTAAAAAACAAAAATATCACATCTATATATATAGGGGGAGGTACGCCAACCCTTTTAGTTGATGAACTAAATGAGGTAATTAATTATATAAAAGATGAATTTGAATTTAATGGGGATATAGGTATAGAAGTTTATCCAACAGAAGTTTCAGAAGAACTTTTAACAAAATTAAAATCCTTAGGAGTAAATCTTTTAAGTTTAGGTGTACAAACTTTTGATGATGATAAGTTAAAGTTTTTAGGAAGAAGATATACAGTTAAAGATATAGAAAATGCTTTAGAAAAAATAGACAAATTTAACTTTAAGTGTGTAGATATAGATATTATGACTAATTTACCTGGACAAACTATAGAAGATATAGAACAGGATTTAAGAAAAGTCTATTCTTATAATATTAATCAACTTTCTATATATCCGTTGATAGTGTTTCCTATGACACCTATGGATAAAATTATAAGAGAAAATAAATTAAAGAGATTTAGTGAATTAGAGGAGAGAAAAATACTTAATTTAATTGATAAAGTATCAAAAGAGTGTGGTTATGAGAGAAGTTCTATATGGACCTATGGAAAATCAGAGGATAATAGATATACATCTGTTACAAGAGAAAGTTTCATAGGTATAGGAGCAGGAGCTAGTTCTCTTTTTTCAAATTATTTTTACTTAAATACCTTTAATGTTGAGGAATATATAAAGGCTTTAAATGAAGACAAACTACCTATAAATATAGTAAACACTATGACTAATAGAGAAAAGATGATATTCTGGATATTTTGGAGATGCTATGATGGAATTATAGATAAGAATAGATTTTATACACTATTTAATAAAGATATGAAAAAAGAATTTAGATTACTTTTTAATCTTTTAAAAATATTTGGTATGTCCAAAGAAGAAGAAGATAAAATTTATTTAACAGAATTGGGGAGATTTGCATATCATTATGTAGAAAAACAGTATTCCATATATTATCTAAATAATTTGTGGGAAAATTCTATGAAAAAAGCTTGGATAGATGAAATAAGTTTATAG
- the eutH gene encoding ethanolamine utilization protein EutH, with product MNKLVMYLIGVFFIIGGIDYLLGNKFKLGEKFEEGIKSMGTLALSMMGIYSLTPVIAQYISKFIVPICKIFKLDPSIFSGIILAVDMGGYNLSKILALDKGMGLFSGIVLASNIGATFSFSIPLALGIIEKDELKDFFKGVIVGIMATPFGCIVGGLFCDVNKGYMLYNMLPIIFFSFLLSISIIKIPNKLINIFNFIGKLILILSSIGLLAQGIYMIFNIKIFENIISFSEAIEVVGKIAFILGGAYPMISVINKLFYKVLQRIGNKVRTNAFSVTGILANLANNILVFKSFKEMDYRGKIINSSLTVSVAFVFGGQLAFISGIEPSMITAFIVSKLSGGALSFFISLYILKIQEN from the coding sequence TTGAACAAACTAGTAATGTATTTAATTGGAGTATTTTTCATAATAGGAGGTATAGATTACTTACTGGGAAATAAATTTAAACTAGGTGAAAAATTTGAAGAGGGAATAAAATCCATGGGAACGTTAGCATTAAGCATGATGGGGATATATTCTTTAACACCTGTAATAGCTCAGTATATATCAAAATTTATAGTTCCTATATGTAAAATTTTTAAATTAGATCCTTCTATATTTTCAGGAATTATACTGGCAGTTGATATGGGAGGATATAATTTATCTAAGATTTTAGCACTAGATAAGGGTATGGGATTATTTTCAGGAATCGTATTAGCTTCTAATATAGGAGCTACTTTTAGCTTTTCAATTCCATTAGCTTTAGGAATAATAGAAAAGGATGAGTTAAAAGATTTTTTTAAAGGAGTGATAGTAGGGATAATGGCAACACCTTTTGGATGCATTGTAGGAGGACTATTTTGTGATGTAAACAAGGGATACATGTTGTACAATATGCTGCCTATTATTTTCTTTTCTTTTTTGCTATCTATAAGTATTATAAAAATTCCTAATAAACTTATTAATATTTTTAATTTTATTGGGAAGCTTATTTTGATTTTAAGTAGTATAGGTTTATTAGCTCAAGGTATTTATATGATTTTTAATATAAAAATATTTGAAAATATAATATCTTTTTCTGAAGCTATAGAAGTGGTAGGAAAAATAGCTTTCATATTAGGTGGAGCATATCCAATGATATCAGTTATAAATAAACTTTTTTATAAAGTTTTACAAAGAATAGGCAATAAAGTTAGAACAAATGCATTTTCAGTTACAGGAATATTAGCAAACCTTGCTAATAATATATTGGTATTTAAATCTTTTAAGGAAATGGACTATAGAGGTAAAATAATAAATTCATCTTTAACTGTAAGTGTAGCTTTTGTATTTGGAGGACAACTTGCCTTTATTTCAGGAATTGAACCTAGTATGATAACGGCATTTATAGTATCTAAATTATCAGGAGGAGCATTATCGTTTTTTATAAGTTTATATATTTTAAAAATACAAGAAAATTAA
- a CDS encoding response regulator transcription factor, whose product MNILIAEDEQDIRELLGLHLIKEDYIVYEASNGIEALDVFNKNDIDLAILDIMMPGLDGFKVLKKIREKSNIPVIFITARGEDENKILGLGLGADDYIVKPFSPMEVVARVKAIFRRIEAYSQNDIDIEKNNKIKNGKLLLDKDACTLYKNGKSIELNAKEYKIIEFLMENKGRVHTKKQIYERVWGYEYYGDANTIMVHISHIRDKIEDNPKEPVYLKTIRGIGYKLEKVE is encoded by the coding sequence ATGAATATATTAATAGCAGAAGATGAACAGGACATAAGAGAACTTTTAGGGCTACATTTAATAAAAGAAGACTATATTGTATATGAGGCAAGTAATGGCATAGAAGCTTTGGATGTTTTTAATAAAAATGATATAGATTTAGCAATATTAGACATAATGATGCCAGGATTAGATGGATTTAAAGTTTTAAAAAAGATTAGAGAAAAAAGTAATATACCAGTAATATTTATAACAGCTAGAGGAGAAGATGAAAATAAAATATTAGGATTAGGACTTGGAGCAGACGATTATATAGTAAAGCCATTTAGCCCTATGGAGGTGGTAGCAAGGGTAAAGGCTATATTTAGGAGAATTGAAGCTTATTCTCAAAATGATATTGATATTGAGAAAAATAATAAAATAAAAAATGGAAAATTATTGTTAGATAAAGATGCCTGCACTCTTTATAAAAATGGAAAGTCAATTGAATTGAATGCAAAGGAATACAAAATAATAGAGTTTTTGATGGAGAATAAAGGAAGAGTACATACTAAAAAACAAATATATGAAAGGGTATGGGGATATGAATATTATGGTGATGCTAATACAATAATGGTACATATAAGCCATATAAGAGACAAGATAGAAGATAATCCTAAGGAACCTGTATATTTAAAAACTATCAGAGGAATAGGATATAAATTGGAAAAGGTAGAATGA
- a CDS encoding HAMP domain-containing sensor histidine kinase, whose protein sequence is MRNRMKNKKKISNLLLRNYIVSNIMMFITLIIFFVITLVMWIILFLPINNLLSEDKSKLLAENIMVDDYKKIDASEVLKVEGWIEIIDSDLKVINVKGEQKNKRNCYTKKEFYKLIKDNSDGLFENKNYIANIEYNENKDFFLLVYLPNDNYFITTIKGQKIKPKTFFRIAILGYMIIFVLMMIMYAKFTSKNLTRPLKELMAGVKKIIQGDYSTRIYLKSQNEFGELRDAFNLMVEKIEEERKLKEKSEENRKRLMLDISHDLKNPLASIRGYSNYLIENKDISNEEKDKYLKIIENNSIRVNDLVVDLFELSKFESIGFSIDFDNIDICELIREIIANHIPQMEQKDMIYNFYLPENEVFIMGNEKSLYRAISNILENSIKYNNEGTSIQVSLKEHKDCVEIEIVDNGIGIPKKLKQDIFNPFIRVDTSRNSKQGGTGLGLAITKAIVEKHKGEIKLISDIDKGARFKIKLYKIQS, encoded by the coding sequence ATGAGAAATAGAATGAAGAATAAGAAAAAAATATCAAATTTACTTTTAAGAAACTATATTGTATCCAATATAATGATGTTTATAACATTGATTATATTTTTTGTTATTACGTTGGTTATGTGGATTATTTTGTTTTTACCAATAAACAATCTACTTAGTGAAGATAAATCAAAATTATTAGCAGAAAATATAATGGTAGATGATTATAAAAAAATAGATGCCTCAGAAGTTTTAAAAGTAGAAGGTTGGATTGAAATAATTGATAGTGATTTAAAAGTGATTAATGTTAAAGGAGAACAAAAAAATAAAAGAAATTGTTATACAAAAAAAGAATTTTATAAATTAATTAAAGATAACAGCGATGGTTTATTTGAAAATAAAAACTATATAGCAAATATAGAGTATAATGAAAACAAAGATTTTTTTCTATTAGTATATCTTCCTAACGATAATTATTTTATTACAACAATAAAAGGTCAAAAAATAAAGCCAAAAACTTTTTTTAGAATAGCAATATTAGGGTATATGATAATATTTGTACTTATGATGATAATGTATGCAAAATTTACATCTAAGAATTTAACTAGACCCCTAAAAGAACTTATGGCAGGAGTAAAAAAAATTATACAAGGTGATTATTCTACTAGAATATACTTAAAATCTCAAAATGAATTTGGAGAGTTAAGAGATGCCTTTAATTTAATGGTAGAAAAAATAGAAGAGGAGAGAAAACTTAAAGAAAAATCTGAAGAAAACAGGAAAAGATTGATGTTAGACATTTCTCATGATTTAAAAAATCCCCTAGCTAGCATTAGAGGGTATTCAAATTATTTAATAGAGAATAAAGATATATCTAATGAAGAAAAAGATAAATATTTGAAGATAATAGAAAATAACAGTATTAGAGTAAATGATCTTGTAGTAGATTTATTTGAATTATCTAAATTTGAAAGCATAGGCTTTTCTATAGACTTTGACAATATAGATATATGCGAATTAATTAGAGAAATAATAGCAAACCATATACCTCAAATGGAACAAAAAGATATGATTTACAATTTCTATTTGCCAGAAAATGAAGTATTCATAATGGGAAATGAAAAAAGTTTGTACAGAGCTATATCAAATATTTTAGAAAATAGCATAAAATACAATAATGAAGGTACTAGTATCCAAGTATCTTTAAAAGAACATAAAGATTGTGTAGAAATAGAAATAGTGGATAATGGAATAGGAATTCCTAAAAAATTAAAACAAGATATTTTTAATCCTTTTATAAGGGTGGATACTTCTAGAAATTCGAAACAAGGAGGAACAGGTTTAGGGTTAGCAATAACTAAGGCCATAGTAGAAAAGCATAAAGGAGAAATAAAACTTATAAGTGATATTGACAAAGGAGCAAGATTTAAAATAAAGCTTTATAAAATACAATCTTAA
- a CDS encoding LapA family protein has protein sequence MQMGFVLSLIFATLVAIFAIQNSAVIYVKFFFTSFQVSQALIIFISAVLGAVIVMFLGLRREYALRKKLKQTEKNLSQKDEEITSLTTEINNLKEQLNFPHNKKQTDDIEAKENQTI, from the coding sequence ATGCAAATGGGATTTGTTCTATCTTTAATTTTTGCTACATTAGTTGCAATATTTGCTATACAAAATTCTGCAGTTATTTACGTTAAATTCTTTTTTACTTCTTTTCAAGTTTCTCAAGCTTTAATTATATTTATATCTGCAGTACTTGGTGCAGTAATAGTCATGTTTTTAGGTCTTAGACGTGAATATGCTTTAAGAAAAAAACTTAAGCAAACTGAAAAAAATCTTTCCCAAAAGGATGAAGAAATAACCTCCTTAACCACAGAAATCAATAATTTAAAAGAACAACTTAATTTCCCCCATAATAAAAAACAAACTGATGACATCGAAGCAAAAGAAAATCAAACCATATAA
- a CDS encoding S1C family serine protease, whose translation MKKYNFKFILSSILSIIFISFGIAGSYVIHNTMKHSTISTNSKLGSIEDLKSIQIKDKGLSKIINESQKLVMLVYADTEKGLSQGSGFLYNDKGDVITNAHVVGDALDVNVRLIDSTLYKGTVIGKSPSLDIALIRVPALENRSPLKINKNYKAKIGNEIIAIGSPFGLENTITTGIISAVDRNFTIGQYEYKNMYQITAPIDNGSSGGPLLDKHTGDIIGVNSAKAGDSSIGFSIPINQVIEYVETWSQNPAVNVTKDTSPKASIDDIKEKKYTSEYLVRYFYECINAENYLEAYTILGSDLQSKLTYENFKKNYEEIKTIEVKNIFSKVNKDKSISITAIIKNSYDKVTKEIKINYILDFENNTLKIINYKEIK comes from the coding sequence ATGAAAAAATATAATTTTAAGTTCATATTATCATCTATTTTATCAATTATTTTTATAAGTTTTGGTATAGCTGGCTCATATGTTATACATAATACTATGAAACACTCCACTATATCTACTAATTCTAAACTAGGTTCAATAGAAGATCTAAAATCTATCCAAATTAAGGATAAGGGATTAAGTAAAATAATAAATGAAAGTCAGAAGTTAGTAATGCTTGTATATGCTGATACGGAAAAAGGACTTAGTCAAGGCTCTGGATTTTTATACAATGATAAAGGTGATGTCATAACAAATGCACATGTAGTAGGAGATGCATTAGATGTAAATGTAAGACTAATAGATTCTACTTTGTATAAAGGTACGGTTATTGGAAAGTCTCCTTCTTTAGATATTGCACTAATTAGAGTACCTGCTTTAGAAAATAGATCACCTTTAAAGATAAATAAAAATTATAAAGCTAAAATAGGTAATGAAATTATAGCCATAGGAAGTCCTTTTGGCCTAGAAAATACTATAACTACAGGAATTATAAGTGCTGTAGATAGAAACTTTACCATAGGACAATATGAATATAAAAATATGTATCAAATAACTGCTCCTATTGACAATGGAAGTAGTGGTGGTCCTTTATTAGACAAACATACTGGTGATATAATTGGGGTTAATTCCGCTAAAGCTGGTGATTCTAGTATAGGCTTTAGTATTCCAATAAATCAAGTTATAGAATACGTTGAAACTTGGTCTCAAAACCCTGCTGTAAATGTTACTAAGGATACTAGTCCTAAAGCAAGTATAGATGATATAAAAGAAAAAAAATATACTTCTGAGTATTTAGTTAGATACTTTTATGAATGTATAAATGCTGAAAACTATTTAGAAGCATACACTATTTTAGGTAGCGATTTACAATCAAAACTAACTTATGAAAACTTCAAAAAAAATTATGAAGAAATAAAAACTATAGAAGTCAAAAATATTTTCTCTAAAGTAAATAAAGATAAAAGTATATCTATAACTGCTATAATTAAAAATTCCTATGATAAAGTTACTAAAGAAATAAAAATAAATTATATTTTAGATTTTGAAAATAATACTTTAAAAATAATAAATTATAAAGAAATAAAATAA
- a CDS encoding FxLYD domain-containing protein, whose translation MISSNSNNNKSEDTIIYKKEDLQVSIENNQISPKEIIDINKDENSFFSKNKLYFIVPIISAFIGFFIIGCTYIYEDKLNKNILSSQSKAESLALSGDLDSSLKIIKDLLAKRPNYTSLQMNLEFLIKGKDFQKVLARVENLKKKDRYDEALNELSSLEKELENSTGPFWSTFKKQQITLKNSILIAEIKNDMANKNTIDELIPYYIKISQIESEESQALLEKIKTEISNIAYTNADNFLKKKHFDEAIKEIDKALQYDKDNEKLLSFKNIIQRKKGQFEIDEQKRIKQAIDSAKKEENKNKNNSVKSLSVNGSFSDKGEFIVKGEIENIGTQSIHSVEVFYSILDSKGNLVKSNSIYVHPNYLKPKDKGTFEFVHNNLSNASTVKIDKFTWILE comes from the coding sequence TTGATATCTTCTAATTCTAATAACAATAAAAGTGAAGATACCATTATATACAAAAAAGAAGATTTACAAGTATCTATAGAAAACAATCAAATTTCTCCTAAAGAAATAATTGATATAAACAAAGATGAAAATAGTTTTTTTTCAAAGAATAAACTATACTTCATAGTTCCAATAATTTCTGCTTTTATTGGATTCTTTATAATAGGATGTACTTATATTTATGAAGATAAATTAAATAAAAACATTCTTTCTTCACAATCTAAAGCAGAATCTCTAGCATTATCTGGGGATTTAGATAGTTCTCTAAAAATAATTAAAGACCTTTTAGCTAAACGACCTAATTATACCTCTTTACAAATGAATCTAGAGTTTTTAATAAAAGGTAAAGATTTTCAAAAAGTATTAGCTAGAGTAGAAAATCTTAAGAAAAAAGATAGATATGATGAAGCTTTAAATGAATTATCTTCTTTAGAGAAAGAATTAGAAAATTCTACTGGTCCCTTTTGGTCTACTTTTAAGAAACAACAAATTACTCTAAAAAATAGCATATTAATTGCTGAAATAAAAAATGATATGGCCAACAAAAATACTATTGATGAGTTAATACCATATTATATAAAAATATCTCAAATTGAATCTGAAGAAAGCCAAGCTTTATTAGAAAAAATCAAAACTGAAATATCTAATATAGCTTATACTAATGCTGATAATTTTCTAAAAAAGAAGCATTTTGATGAGGCAATAAAAGAAATAGACAAGGCTTTACAATATGATAAAGATAACGAGAAATTATTATCTTTCAAAAATATAATTCAAAGGAAAAAAGGACAATTTGAAATAGATGAACAAAAAAGAATTAAACAAGCTATTGATTCAGCTAAAAAAGAAGAAAATAAGAATAAAAATAATTCAGTAAAATCTTTATCGGTAAATGGTTCTTTTAGTGATAAAGGTGAATTTATTGTTAAAGGTGAAATTGAAAACATAGGAACCCAATCTATTCATTCTGTAGAAGTTTTTTATTCAATATTAGATTCAAAAGGAAATCTAGTAAAGTCCAACTCAATATATGTACATCCAAATTATCTTAAACCTAAAGATAAGGGGACTTTTGAATTTGTTCATAATAATTTAAGCAATGCCTCTACTGTTAAAATCGATAAATTTACTTGGATTCTAGAATAG
- a CDS encoding biotin--[acetyl-CoA-carboxylase] ligase, which yields MKEAILKLLKLNKDTFLSGQCISDKFKVSRTAIWKCINSLKEAGYVIDSVPNKGYKLISTPDILTYEEIEPYLNTINIGRKVLYFKELDSTNNKAKELAFNSPEGTVIISELQTSGRGRLGRDWYSPSGNGIYMSTILKPDVDPVNASKITQIAAAALCKSFNEFGIKSYIKWPNDIIVNNKKVCGILTEMDAELNQINYIILGVGINVNMEKGSFPKEINNIASSLKIESGLHVNRQKLISSILNNFEILYNEYLYKKNISSSIKICKENSIILGREIKIIKGNETLQGTAIDIDDEGVLIVKDKNGNLNKIISGEVSVRGLNSYI from the coding sequence ATGAAGGAAGCTATTTTAAAACTTTTAAAATTAAATAAAGATACTTTTTTGTCTGGTCAATGTATAAGTGATAAGTTCAAAGTTTCTAGGACTGCTATATGGAAATGTATAAATTCTCTAAAAGAAGCGGGATATGTAATAGATTCTGTACCTAATAAAGGTTATAAGCTTATTTCTACACCAGATATATTAACATATGAAGAAATTGAACCTTATTTAAATACCATTAACATAGGAAGAAAAGTTTTATATTTTAAAGAACTTGATTCTACAAATAATAAAGCTAAAGAATTAGCTTTTAATTCTCCCGAAGGTACAGTGATTATAAGTGAATTGCAAACCTCTGGCAGAGGCCGACTTGGAAGGGATTGGTACTCTCCTTCTGGAAATGGCATATATATGTCAACAATATTAAAACCTGACGTTGATCCTGTTAATGCATCTAAAATAACTCAAATTGCTGCAGCAGCTCTTTGTAAAAGTTTTAATGAATTTGGAATTAAATCATACATAAAATGGCCTAATGACATAATAGTTAATAATAAAAAAGTATGTGGAATTTTAACTGAGATGGATGCTGAATTAAATCAAATAAACTACATAATATTAGGAGTTGGCATAAATGTAAATATGGAAAAAGGTAGTTTTCCTAAAGAAATAAATAACATAGCTTCATCTTTAAAAATAGAAAGTGGTTTACATGTAAATAGACAAAAACTAATTTCTTCCATATTAAATAATTTTGAAATACTTTATAATGAATATCTATATAAAAAAAATATTTCATCTTCCATTAAAATTTGCAAAGAAAATTCTATAATTTTAGGAAGAGAAATTAAAATTATAAAAGGAAATGAAACTTTACAGGGTACTGCCATAGATATTGATGATGAAGGTGTTTTAATAGTTAAAGATAAAAATGGCAATTTAAATAAAATAATATCTGGCGAAGTTTCCGTTAGAGGACTTAACAGTTACATTTAA